A region of the Planctomycetota bacterium genome:
CACGGCTCGCCGTCGCCTTGCCCCAGCTGACGCCAGAAGTCGAGTTGCCGCAGCGTCGGCTGTGACTCGATGCTCCGACGGTCCGGCTCGTCCTTGAGCGGCTGAAAGTGGGCTTTGCCGATGAGGTGCGACTCGTAACCCGCTCGCCGCAACAGGTCACCCACGAACGGCCCGCCGCCTTCGTGCTTCTCTGGGATCTTGGTACCAATCGTCCAGCCGCCATGTCGGCTCGGGTACTGGCCCGTGATGAGCGTGCCGCGTGTCGGCGTGCAGAGCGGGTTCGGGCAGTACGCCCGATCAAACCGCGTGCCTTGCTTTGCCAGACGATCCAGGTTCGGCGTCTTGATCGCAGGATTGACACTGCCCAGCAGCGAGTAGTGCTGCTGGTCCGTCGTGATCATGAGGATGTTCGGGCGATCGCTCCGCGGCATGGGGCCGAGGCTAGCGACTTGGCCCACCGCTTACACCGTCGGCGGCAGGAGATCGTCTTCTGGACGCAACTCACGCTGGAACAACTGCCCTGGTTTCGGATCCGGTTGAGGAGCGTTTTCGATTGTCGCGTCCGGCTCGCCGGCCTCGGACATGCGGCGAAGCAAGGTCGCTTTCATCTCGTCGCAGATCGGTCGGTACACCGCACTGCCGGCCAGGTTCACAAGCTCGTACGGGTCGGCAACGAGGTCGTACAGATGACTCTCGACCAGCAACGTCGAGTAGCGGTCCTTCGAGTCAATGTCCGGCGACACCGCCGCGTACTTCCAGCACTTCGTGCGAACACACCGGCCGAACTGCGACTCGCTGATCTGGCTGAAGGCTTCGCTGGGCATGTCACCGAGCAGCGAATGGCCCTGCGCACCGTCGGGCGCATCCAGGCCAGCCGCATCACACAGCGTCGGCGCGAGATCCGTCAGCTGAAACGGCCGCTCGTCCCGACCGCCGCCGGTGAAGGGGCCGCCGAAGAACATGGTCGGGACGCGCAGGCTCACGTCGTGGCAGGACCGCTTGTACTCCGAGTTGCGCGTGCGGAAGTGGCAACCGTGATCGCTGGTAAAGACGACGGCCGTCGATTCGAGTAGATCAAGGCTGGCCAAGGCGTCCATCAGTCGGCCGAAGGCTTCGTCGAGACGTTTGATGCTGCCGAGGTAGCCGGGCAAGGATTGCTGGGCGTTCCCGCCGACCATGTGCTCGTAGAACGGATCGGCTCCCGGCAAACACGCCAAATCGGGCGGCGTCCAACGGCCGCGGTAGCGCTCTTCGTAGCCGAACGGCGCAGGATGCGCATCGCGATGGTTCTGCATGTGCGGCTCGAGGTGGCTGACCATGCAGCAGAACCGCTCGCCTCGATTGTGGCAGCCGTCGATGAAGCGGATCGTGGCATCGGTGAGGGCGTCGACGCGGTAGCCGGGCAGCTTGACGGGTCGCTGCTGTTCGTCGTGGACGAGTGCGTGGTAGCCGTCGGAGTTGGACTCGCTGGCGTTGTTGGCGAGCCAAGTCTGCCATCCGCCGCGCTCGGCCTCCGGCACGGCCTGC
Encoded here:
- a CDS encoding sulfatase-like hydrolase/transferase; the encoded protein is MPGTVDNVVVFFTDQQRWDTVGLAGCPLDLTPNFDYWASRGTYLPYATTPQPVCGPARACLQTGRYATAIGDGCHTNGRPLPVEADTLAKRFNDGGRSTGYFGKWHLGTEQAVPEAERGGWQTWLANNASESNSDGYHALVHDEQQRPVKLPGYRVDALTDATIRFIDGCHNRGERFCCMVSHLEPHMQNHRDAHPAPFGYEERYRGRWTPPDLACLPGADPFYEHMVGGNAQQSLPGYLGSIKRLDEAFGRLMDALASLDLLESTAVVFTSDHGCHFRTRNSEYKRSCHDVSLRVPTMFFGGPFTGGGRDERPFQLTDLAPTLCDAAGLDAPDGAQGHSLLGDMPSEAFSQISESQFGRCVRTKCWKYAAVSPDIDSKDRYSTLLVESHLYDLVADPYELVNLAGSAVYRPICDEMKATLLRRMSEAGEPDATIENAPQPDPKPGQLFQRELRPEDDLLPPTV